The genome window GTGGCCAGTCCGGCTGCGGCTCCAGCAGGCGATGTAGAGCCGGAGCTGAAGCCGATCCAGAACGCGATCGAAACTTTTCAAGCCCAGAACAAGCGCATGCCCTTGCACGTGGATGAACTGGTTTCTTCAGGCGCCATCCAATCATTGCCCACTCCGCCTCCGGGCAAAATCTATTTCATTGATCAGGCCACGAAACGCATCCGCCTCGGCGGGCGTGACTGATTCTTTGGTTTCCAACCGAATCGCGAAGGTGAAAGCCTTCGCGATTTTTTGCTTTCCGGTTTCGGTAGGGAACGCAGTATAGCGGTGTCCGATGGCTCAGAGCGCAGGGAAAGTCCCTTGCCTGAACCCGGCGGCAAAACGAGATACAGCAATGGCAAACAATCTTTTCGATCTTTCAGGTGATGTGGCAGTGGTCATCGGCGCGACCGGTGTCCTGGGTGGATCTCTGGCTGAAGGCTTGGCCGCAGCAGGGGCCAAGGTGGCCGTGCTGGGCCGCAATCAGGAACGTGGTGAGGCGCGGGTGAAATCCATTCAAGCGAATGGTGGTCAGGCGGCGTTCTTCACGGCGGATGCCATCAGCCGTTGCAGCCTCGGTGAAGCGCATGAACAGATCGAAGCGAAGCTCGGTGCGCCGACGATCCTGATCAATGCCGCGGGTGGCAATGACCCGAAGGTGACGGTGACGGCGGATCATCCGTTCGAGTCCATCAAGTTGGAAGATTGGCAGGCGAATTTCGACATGAACCTGGTTGGTGGTGTCCTCTTGCCGTGCCAGGAGTTCGGCCCGGCGATGGCGAA of Verrucomicrobiia bacterium contains these proteins:
- a CDS encoding SDR family NAD(P)-dependent oxidoreductase, with amino-acid sequence MANNLFDLSGDVAVVIGATGVLGGSLAEGLAAAGAKVAVLGRNQERGEARVKSIQANGGQAAFFTADAISRCSLGEAHEQIEAKLGAPTILINAAGGNDPKVTVTADHPFESIKLEDWQANFDMNLVGGVLLPCQEFGPAMAKRGKGSIINIASVSAHLPLSRVVSYSASKAAVISLTKFLAREWATKGVRVNTLTPGFFPAEQNRKLLFNDDGTPTARTKAIWGHTPMNRFGESQELIGATIFLASHKASSFVTGTDITVDGGFLSQTI